One Burkholderia sp. 9120 genomic window, CCAGCCGACCACCGGCCATTGCCGGATCTCCGCCTTCGAAACAAACGGCGTCGGCCGCCACGCATTGATCACGTAGATGTCGATCCACGAGATGTGATTAGCGACCACCAGCGCGCCGCGTTCGAGCCGCGCTGCGTCGTTATGCACGACGAGCTTCATGCCGCACAAACGCAGCATTTTCAGCGACCACTGGCGATTCAGCGCCTCGCGCGTAGCAGCGTCGGCTTTGGGGAAACGTGTCGCCACGGTCCACATGCCGTGCAGCAGATGCGCGACGAGACGGGCCTTGCGTAACGCGAGCTTCATGGTCGGAGCTTTCCGTAACTGGGCGATGCCGCGGATATTAGCGCTGTTCGAACGCGACGTGACCGGCCACGACCGTCGCGCGCACACGCGCCGGCAGTTCGTAGCCGAGGAACGGCGTGTTGTGCCCCTGGCTCTTCAACGCGCGCGGCTCGACGCGCCAGTGCGCGTGACGATCGAACACGCACAGGTCGGCCACGCCGCCCACGACGAGGCGGCCAGCTTCCTGCAAGTCCAGCACGTCGGCGGGCGCTGTCGTGATGCGGTTCAGCGCCTTGGCAAGCGGCACACCCGCTTCGTCGGCCCATTTCACCGTCAGCGACAGGAACAGCTCCAGGCCGGTTGCGCCCGGCGTGGCTTCGGCGAACGGCAGCAGCTTTTCGTCGTCGTCGACCGGCGTGTGATCGGAGCAGATCGCGTCGATGGTGCCGTCGACCAGACCCGCGCGGATCGCTTCGCGATCGCGTTGCTGACGCAGCGGCGGATCGAGGCGGAACTGCGCGTCGAAATAGCCGATGTCGAGATCGATCAGATGCACGTGATTGACGGTAACGTCGCACGAAACCGGCAGGCCTTCGGCCTTGGCCGCGCGCATCAGTTCGATGCCCGCCGCCGACGACACATGCGACAGATGCACCCGCGCGCCGGTCACGCGCACGAGTTCGAAGATCGTATGCAGCGCGATGGTTTCAGCCGACACCGGCACGCCCGACAAGCCCATTCGCGAAGCCAGCGCGCCGCTGGCGGCCACGCCGCCCTTGCCGAGGTATGCATCCACCGGACGCAGCCACACGGTGTAGCCGTAGGTCCTCGCGTATTGCAGCGCGCGCATCAGCACCTGCGTGTCGACCACCGGCACATCGGCCTGCGAAAAACCGATGCAGCCCGCTTCGGTCAACTCGACCATCTCGGTGATGACCTGGCCTTTGAGGCCGACCGTCAACGCGCCGAGCGGATACACATGCGCCTGGTTCAGATTGCGCGCGCGGAACTTGAGCATCTCGACGAGGCCCGGTTCGTCGAGCGTCGGATCGGTGTCCGGCGGACAGACGAGGCTCGTCACGCCGCCCGCGAGCGCGGCGGCCATTTCGGATTCGAGCGTCGCCTTGTGTTCGTAGCCCGGCTCGCGCAAACGCGCGGACAGGTCAACCAGACCCGGCGCGATGTGCAAGCCCTTCGCGTCGATCGTTTTCGCTGCGTGGAAATCGGCCGGTGCGTGACCGATCGCGACGACCTTGCCCGCTGCGATAAAAATGTCCTGCTGCTGTTCGGTGCCCGCTACCGGATCGATCAGCGTGCCGCCTTGAATATGAATCTTCATGCGCTGCCTTTATTAATCGTGATTACCCGCGACGATTCCCATCACCGCCATCCGCACCGCGATACCGAACGTCACCTGGTTCAGAATCACCGACTGCGGACCGTCGGCCACCTGCGAATCGATTTCCACGCCACGGTTCATCGGCCCCGGGTGCATCACAATCGCGTCCGGCGCGGCGAGCGCGAGGCGCTCCGGCGTCAGGCCCCAGCTCTTGAAGTACTCCTGCGCCGACGGCAGCAACGCGCCGCTCATCCGCTCGTTCTGCAGACGCAGCATGATGATCACGTCGACGTCTTTCAGGCCTTCGTCGAGGTTGTGGAACACTTGCACGCCCATCTGTTCGAGACCGCCCGGCAGCAGCGTGCGCGGACCGATCGCGCGCACTTCCGGCACGCCGAGCGTGGTCAGTGCGTGAATGTCCGAGCGCGCGACCCGCGAATGCAGAATGTCGCCGACAATCGCCACGCGCAGCTTCGTGAAGTCTTTCTTGTAGTGGCGGATCGTGTACATGTCGAGCAGACCCTGGGTCGGGTGTGCGTGACGGCCGTCGCCGGCATTGATCACGTGCACGTGCGGCGCGCAATGCTGGGCAATCAGGTACGGCGCGCCGCTCGATGCGTGACGCACCACGAACATGTCCGCATGCATCGCCGACAGGTTGTTGATCGTGTCGAGCAGCGACTCGCCCTTGCTGGTCGACGACGCGTTGATGTTCAGATTCAACACGTCCGCCGAGAGCCGCGTGGCGGCGATTTCGAAGGTGGTGCGCGTGCGGGTCGAGTTCTCGAAGAACAGGTTGAACACCGACTTGCCGCGCAACAGCGGCACCTTCTTCACTTCACGATCGGTGACGCTGACGAATTGGTCGGCGGTATCGAGAATGTGATTGACGATCGCCTTCGGCAAACCCTCGATCGACAACAGATGTTTGAGCTCGCCGTTTTTCGTGAGCTGCGGGTTGCCCTTCAGGAAGCCATAGCGAAAGCGCTCGGTGGCGCTGTCGGCGGAATCCTTGGAGGCCTGGGTGGCGGTGTTCATGGTGTACCTGCTTCAAATACGGGCTTCAACGTGAGCGATGTCGATGCGGACTGCGTGTGACGATGCCGGGCCGAGTTGCTGCGCGTACGCTGCGACCGCAGCGGCCACGGCTGCTGCGGCGGCCGGACTGGAAAATCTGTGTTGCGTGGGCCTGAACTAGATCGATGCGCCGCGCCCATTGCAATGCGTGCGATGCGCGTTGGCGCGATATCGCAGCGCCCCGTTCAATCGACGCGTGCTTCGGTGTGGAACGTGAAACGCGGGCTGCCTGCTTCAGCGTTCGCGCCGCCGCTGGCTTCGCGGGTCAGCACGAGCGTTGCATCCGCCGGCACCTCCACCACGCCGCCGATGAAACGCGCCGCGACCGGCAACTCGCGTCCGCCGCGATCGGCGAGCACCGCCAGTTCAACCGATGCCGGACGGCCGTAGTCGTACAGCTCGTTCAGCGCCGCGCGAATCGTGCGGCCGGTGTACAGCACGTCGTCGACCAGCACGATACGACGGCCATCGACGGAAAACGGCAGCGAGGTCGGGCTAGCCTGCGAATGCAGGCCTTTCTTCGCGTAGTCGTCGCGATGCAGCGCCACATTCACCACGCCGAAGCTCGGCAGGTTCAGATCGTGCGCGAGCCTTGCGGCGAGCCACGCGCCGCCGCTATGAATGCCCGCCAGCACCGCGCCTTCGGCACCGTCCTGATCTGCGCCAAGCTGGTCGCCGTACACCGCGCGAATCTGGTCGAGCAACGCGCGATAAAGCGCTTCGGCGTCAATGGAACTCATGATCGTCGGACAGTCCGTCTAGATATTGCTGGAGGATGATGCTGGCGGCTTCGGC contains:
- a CDS encoding aspartate carbamoyltransferase catalytic subunit is translated as MNTATQASKDSADSATERFRYGFLKGNPQLTKNGELKHLLSIEGLPKAIVNHILDTADQFVSVTDREVKKVPLLRGKSVFNLFFENSTRTRTTFEIAATRLSADVLNLNINASSTSKGESLLDTINNLSAMHADMFVVRHASSGAPYLIAQHCAPHVHVINAGDGRHAHPTQGLLDMYTIRHYKKDFTKLRVAIVGDILHSRVARSDIHALTTLGVPEVRAIGPRTLLPGGLEQMGVQVFHNLDEGLKDVDVIIMLRLQNERMSGALLPSAQEYFKSWGLTPERLALAAPDAIVMHPGPMNRGVEIDSQVADGPQSVILNQVTFGIAVRMAVMGIVAGNHD
- a CDS encoding dihydroorotase, which gives rise to MKIHIQGGTLIDPVAGTEQQQDIFIAAGKVVAIGHAPADFHAAKTIDAKGLHIAPGLVDLSARLREPGYEHKATLESEMAAALAGGVTSLVCPPDTDPTLDEPGLVEMLKFRARNLNQAHVYPLGALTVGLKGQVITEMVELTEAGCIGFSQADVPVVDTQVLMRALQYARTYGYTVWLRPVDAYLGKGGVAASGALASRMGLSGVPVSAETIALHTIFELVRVTGARVHLSHVSSAAGIELMRAAKAEGLPVSCDVTVNHVHLIDLDIGYFDAQFRLDPPLRQQRDREAIRAGLVDGTIDAICSDHTPVDDDEKLLPFAEATPGATGLELFLSLTVKWADEAGVPLAKALNRITTAPADVLDLQEAGRLVVGGVADLCVFDRHAHWRVEPRALKSQGHNTPFLGYELPARVRATVVAGHVAFEQR
- the pyrR gene encoding bifunctional pyr operon transcriptional regulator/uracil phosphoribosyltransferase PyrR; amino-acid sequence: MSSIDAEALYRALLDQIRAVYGDQLGADQDGAEGAVLAGIHSGGAWLAARLAHDLNLPSFGVVNVALHRDDYAKKGLHSQASPTSLPFSVDGRRIVLVDDVLYTGRTIRAALNELYDYGRPASVELAVLADRGGRELPVAARFIGGVVEVPADATLVLTREASGGANAEAGSPRFTFHTEARVD